The Pedobacter mucosus genome window below encodes:
- a CDS encoding RNA polymerase sigma factor — protein sequence MKLTRSYTIDDLMEGCKAGDRKMQELLYKQTASKMLAVCMRYAKDRMEAEDVLQMGYIKVFQKIEAYRGDGSFEGWIRRVMVNTAIESYRKNLRSLNVVEIDEAYEQPSTGFDFSTLGMQDLMKVIQKLADGYRMVFNMYVIEGYSHKEIGETLGISEGASKSQLSRARAILKEEIIKMEGFGYATYTG from the coding sequence ATGAAATTGACCCGAAGCTATACAATAGATGATTTGATGGAAGGCTGCAAAGCTGGCGACCGGAAGATGCAAGAACTGCTTTACAAGCAAACTGCATCGAAAATGCTAGCTGTGTGCATGCGATATGCCAAAGACAGAATGGAAGCGGAAGATGTTTTGCAAATGGGATATATCAAGGTTTTTCAAAAAATTGAAGCATACAGAGGTGATGGATCTTTTGAAGGTTGGATTAGAAGAGTGATGGTAAATACCGCAATTGAAAGCTACCGGAAAAATTTACGCAGCTTAAACGTGGTGGAAATTGACGAAGCTTATGAACAACCATCAACTGGATTTGATTTCAGCACCCTAGGCATGCAGGATTTAATGAAAGTAATACAAAAACTTGCCGATGGTTATAGAATGGTTTTCAATATGTATGTAATTGAGGGTTATTCGCACAAAGAAATTGGAGAAACACTTGGCATTTCAGAAGGCGCTAGTAAGTCTCAGTTATCAAGAGCCAGAGCAATTTTAAAAGAGGAAATTATAAAAATGGAGGGATTTGGTTATGCAACCTATACAGGATAA